The Bacteroidota bacterium genome window below encodes:
- a CDS encoding T9SS type A sorting domain-containing protein — MLPLLLVFCSSLFSDVFSQVNIPDVMGISNPKNKITAPYNVASPMDTLPTFPGFPKVNAGTTFEGAIFCNMDSDPDLEIVININTTIYAYNKDGSNVTGWPINVGTQPLQGAPAFGDIDGDGQEEIVCVSTFGSSQGKIYAYKKNGTAVTGFPISPGYSSRTPVLADLDNDGKLEIIVNKRLSSAGEVWVYKGDGTVYPGWPKPINHVPASSSAVGDITGDGVPEIVSESYTSLYAWDKDGNLLAGFPYVLPGDFKNSYSSPVLADVNNDGKREIIFGSQSQTGTGCVTILKNDGSVYTGWPKITDNWVYTPPAVGFINGDNVLDVAVGDQVLSGTPIDKLYCWDINGNPLTGFPIGTLNAINSQILIGDIDNDNSMELIIDDNTTSGSGLGQYLAYNSDGTPVTGWPLTLTGTTLFNVPCLTDIDRNGILDIIGSGQTGFGATANINLYLWNTGKNYNASKIVLPVFQYNVRHDGVYNRPSVVSLGNNSPVVVSGFELKQNYPNPFNPSTVINFSIPKPGFVKLAVFDLLGKEVASLVNENRAAGNYDINFNAANLSSGIYVYKITSGEFTASKQMILIK; from the coding sequence TTGCTGCCCCTTCTATTAGTATTTTGTTCGTCTCTCTTCTCAGATGTTTTTTCACAAGTAAATATTCCCGATGTAATGGGAATATCAAACCCCAAAAATAAAATCACCGCTCCTTACAATGTTGCATCTCCCATGGATACGCTTCCAACGTTTCCGGGATTTCCAAAAGTGAATGCAGGTACAACATTTGAAGGCGCTATTTTTTGCAATATGGATTCTGACCCCGACCTCGAAATTGTTATAAACATAAACACTACAATCTATGCTTATAACAAAGACGGTTCAAATGTTACAGGATGGCCCATTAATGTTGGCACTCAGCCGCTGCAAGGCGCGCCTGCATTTGGTGATATCGATGGCGACGGGCAGGAAGAAATTGTATGTGTTTCTACATTCGGAAGCTCACAAGGAAAAATTTATGCTTATAAAAAAAATGGAACAGCCGTAACAGGCTTCCCTATTTCACCGGGCTACTCTTCACGTACACCAGTCCTTGCAGATTTAGACAATGATGGCAAGCTGGAAATTATAGTTAACAAAAGATTATCAAGCGCAGGTGAAGTCTGGGTTTATAAAGGAGACGGAACCGTTTATCCCGGTTGGCCAAAACCTATTAACCACGTTCCTGCATCCAGCTCAGCAGTGGGCGATATTACAGGTGACGGAGTTCCTGAAATTGTTTCAGAATCATATACATCTCTTTATGCATGGGATAAAGACGGGAATTTACTCGCAGGCTTTCCATACGTTCTCCCCGGTGATTTTAAAAACTCATACTCTTCCCCCGTTCTTGCCGATGTCAACAACGACGGCAAAAGAGAAATTATATTCGGTTCGCAGTCGCAAACCGGAACAGGCTGTGTAACCATTCTTAAAAATGACGGAAGTGTTTATACAGGCTGGCCGAAGATAACGGACAACTGGGTTTACACTCCCCCTGCAGTTGGTTTTATTAATGGTGATAACGTACTTGATGTTGCAGTTGGTGACCAGGTGCTAAGCGGAACACCTATTGATAAACTTTATTGCTGGGATATAAACGGCAACCCGCTTACAGGATTTCCAATAGGAACTCTGAACGCAATCAACAGCCAGATACTTATCGGAGACATTGATAACGACAACAGTATGGAATTAATCATTGACGATAACACTACATCCGGAAGCGGACTAGGTCAGTACCTTGCCTACAATAGTGACGGCACACCAGTAACAGGATGGCCCCTGACATTAACAGGAACAACATTATTTAATGTTCCATGTTTAACCGATATCGACAGAAACGGAATTCTTGATATTATCGGCTCGGGACAAACGGGTTTTGGCGCGACTGCAAATATAAATTTATATCTTTGGAATACAGGAAAGAACTACAACGCTTCTAAAATTGTACTTCCGGTTTTTCAGTACAATGTAAGACATGACGGAGTTTATAACAGACCATCGGTTGTTTCCTTAGGAAACAATTCTCCTGTTGTTGTTTCAGGGTTTGAATTGAAGCAGAATTATCCGAATCCTTTTAATCCGTCCACGGTAATAAATTTCTCAATCCCTAAACCGGGATTTGTAAAGCTTGCTGTATTTGATTTACTCGGAAAAGAAGTTGCTTCACTTGTGAATGAGAATAGGGCTGCAGGCAACTATGATATTAATTTCAATGCAGCAAATCTTTCAAGCGGAATTTATGTTTATAAAATTACAAGCGGTGAGTTTACAGCTTCAAAACAAATGATACTAATAAAGTAA
- the mutS gene encoding DNA mismatch repair protein MutS: MRQYRQIKEKYPDTILLFRMGDFYETFEKDAITASKILGITLTKRSNGKASEVPLAGFPHHALDNYLPKLVRAGQRVAVCEQLEDPKYAKGIVKRDVIEVVTPGANFSEKLLDHKSNNFLAAIYIKDNVCGLAFCDISTGEFATSEILLKNLYEQIDSINPSEILISKREKDKVFKALNYDPDASFSENQKRWLFTKVDDWVFNSDYANEVLTNHFGTASLKGFGIADMKEGVIAAGCIMNYLNETQKNNLPHLKKISNYNFTDYIILDPSTKRNLEITSSMNEGSREGTLISILDKTQTAMGGRLLKKWVSRPLKVRNQIQSRLDAVNDLCENKGERKVIIEQLKSVADLERLLSKISTGRAVARDILQLKISLKNISEVKKKLEGFTSEAIKRIKKNIVDIPELVTKIDACINDNFIAGNDSYGVINKGYHKELDEIKDILTNGKTWMENYQSQERRRTGINSLKVEFNKVFGYYIMITKANMDKAPADYTRKQTLVNAERYITEELKEYEDKILNAEEKISGIESKIFLELRDFILSFSDDIQKNAVIIATLDALISFAEVSELYYYTKPEINDSEVLEIVDGRHPVIERLLPAGEKYISNDTFVDTTENQILILTGPNMSGKSSYLRQVGLIVLLAQIGCFVPAKSAKIGLVDKIFTRVGASDNIAKGESTFLVEMHEAANITNNATTKSLILLDEIGRGTSTYDGISIAWAMTEFFHENPNVRAKTLFATHYHELNSLADTYKRIKNYRVEVKEYNDKVIFLRKITEGTADHSYGIQVAQMAGLPDSITKRAKEILKILEDKNYRRRHKDDLQISLFEIDNRTEIENEALTMLDEIDIDNLTPLEALNILKKLKDLK; the protein is encoded by the coding sequence ATGCGCCAGTACAGGCAGATAAAGGAAAAGTATCCCGATACTATTCTGCTGTTCCGCATGGGAGATTTTTATGAGACGTTTGAAAAAGATGCAATCACTGCTTCAAAAATTCTTGGCATTACTTTAACAAAGCGTTCAAACGGAAAAGCATCGGAAGTCCCGCTTGCAGGATTTCCGCATCATGCATTGGATAATTATTTGCCTAAGCTTGTAAGAGCAGGACAGAGAGTTGCGGTTTGTGAGCAGCTTGAAGACCCTAAGTATGCAAAGGGAATTGTGAAGAGAGATGTAATAGAAGTCGTTACTCCCGGAGCAAATTTTTCCGAAAAGCTTCTTGACCATAAATCAAATAATTTTCTCGCTGCTATTTATATAAAAGATAATGTATGCGGACTTGCATTCTGCGATATTTCTACAGGAGAATTTGCAACATCTGAAATTTTACTGAAAAATTTATATGAGCAGATTGACAGCATAAATCCATCCGAAATTTTAATTTCAAAAAGAGAAAAAGATAAAGTATTTAAAGCGCTGAATTACGATCCCGATGCTTCTTTCAGTGAAAATCAGAAAAGATGGCTCTTTACAAAAGTAGATGACTGGGTGTTTAACTCGGACTATGCCAATGAAGTTTTGACGAATCATTTCGGGACGGCTTCGCTTAAAGGATTCGGTATTGCCGATATGAAAGAAGGCGTTATTGCTGCCGGATGTATAATGAATTATCTTAATGAAACACAGAAGAACAATCTTCCTCACCTTAAAAAAATATCGAATTACAATTTTACCGATTACATAATTCTTGACCCTTCGACAAAAAGAAATCTTGAAATTACTTCATCAATGAATGAAGGCAGTCGTGAAGGAACGCTGATTTCCATTCTTGATAAGACGCAGACTGCTATGGGCGGAAGGCTGCTGAAGAAGTGGGTATCACGTCCCCTGAAAGTAAGAAATCAGATACAGTCACGACTTGATGCAGTGAATGACTTATGCGAGAATAAAGGTGAGAGGAAAGTTATAATTGAGCAGTTGAAATCAGTTGCAGATTTAGAAAGACTTCTTTCAAAAATTTCCACTGGCAGGGCAGTTGCAAGAGATATACTTCAGTTAAAAATTTCTCTGAAAAATATTTCAGAAGTAAAAAAGAAACTGGAAGGATTTACGAGCGAAGCAATTAAAAGGATAAAAAAAAATATAGTTGATATACCGGAGCTGGTTACGAAAATTGATGCATGTATAAATGATAATTTCATAGCCGGTAATGATTCTTACGGAGTGATTAACAAGGGTTACCATAAAGAGCTTGATGAAATAAAAGATATCTTGACAAACGGCAAGACGTGGATGGAAAACTATCAAAGCCAGGAGCGAAGAAGGACGGGAATAAATTCGCTTAAGGTGGAGTTCAATAAAGTCTTCGGATATTATATAATGATAACGAAGGCGAACATGGATAAAGCTCCCGCTGATTATACACGCAAACAGACTTTAGTAAACGCAGAGAGATACATTACCGAAGAGTTAAAAGAATACGAAGATAAAATTTTAAATGCAGAAGAAAAAATTTCCGGAATTGAGAGCAAAATATTCTTAGAGCTGCGTGATTTTATTTTAAGCTTCTCAGATGATATTCAGAAAAATGCAGTCATCATTGCAACACTTGATGCGCTAATAAGTTTTGCAGAAGTATCTGAGCTTTATTATTATACAAAGCCGGAGATAAATGATTCAGAAGTTCTGGAAATTGTGGACGGCAGACATCCCGTAATTGAAAGACTTCTACCGGCAGGTGAAAAATATATTTCAAATGATACTTTTGTTGATACTACTGAAAACCAGATACTGATTTTAACGGGACCAAACATGAGCGGTAAGTCAAGTTATCTCAGGCAGGTTGGCTTGATTGTTCTTCTGGCGCAGATAGGCTGCTTCGTTCCTGCCAAGTCTGCAAAGATAGGATTAGTAGATAAAATCTTTACTCGTGTCGGCGCATCGGATAATATTGCAAAAGGTGAAAGTACATTCCTTGTTGAAATGCATGAAGCTGCGAACATTACAAATAATGCAACGACGAAGAGTTTAATTCTTTTAGATGAAATCGGAAGAGGGACAAGCACATACGACGGAATATCTATTGCATGGGCAATGACGGAATTTTTTCATGAGAATCCGAATGTTAGAGCGAAGACGTTGTTTGCTACTCACTATCACGAACTTAACTCGCTTGCAGACACATATAAGAGAATAAAAAATTACAGAGTAGAAGTAAAAGAGTATAATGATAAAGTAATCTTTCTGAGAAAAATTACTGAAGGCACTGCAGACCACAGCTACGGAATACAGGTTGCGCAGATGGCAGGACTGCCGGATTCAATCACAAAACGCGCAAAGGAAATACTAAAAATCCTTGAAGATAAAAATTACAGAAGAAGACATAAAGATGATTTGCAGATAAGTCTGTTTGAAATAGACAACAGAACTGAAATTGAAAACGAAGCACTGACTATGCTGGATGAAATTGATATTGATAACCTTACACCGCTGGAAGCACTGAACATTTTAAAAAAACTGAAAGACTTAAAATAA
- a CDS encoding DUF1579 domain-containing protein: MKKLILLCSLLVILTSSVSTLKAQDQETMKRWMEYMTPGEQHTAMAKSVGDWKYTSKMWMDPAQPPTTMDGTAKFETVYGGRYLQAKITGTMMGMPFEGTSLTGYNNATKKYFNTWIDNMGTGVMVTEGTSDASGLITLTGSMFDPTTGKNCTMRETWKMDNANKMTMEMYSTPEGGTEKKDMEIVYTR; the protein is encoded by the coding sequence ATGAAAAAATTAATTCTTCTTTGTTCGTTACTGGTAATTCTAACATCTTCGGTATCAACACTAAAGGCTCAGGATCAGGAGACAATGAAACGCTGGATGGAATATATGACTCCCGGTGAACAGCATACAGCTATGGCAAAATCGGTCGGTGACTGGAAGTACACGTCAAAAATGTGGATGGACCCTGCACAGCCGCCGACAACAATGGACGGCACAGCAAAGTTTGAAACAGTTTACGGCGGAAGATATTTACAGGCAAAAATTACCGGTACAATGATGGGAATGCCTTTCGAAGGAACATCATTAACCGGTTATAACAATGCTACAAAAAAATATTTCAACACTTGGATTGATAACATGGGAACAGGTGTAATGGTAACTGAAGGTACAAGCGATGCTTCAGGTCTTATTACTTTAACCGGCTCTATGTTTGACCCTACCACAGGGAAGAATTGCACAATGAGAGAAACATGGAAGATGGATAACGCCAATAAAATGACTATGGAAATGTACAGCACACCTGAAGGCGGAACGGAAAAGAAAGATATGGAAATAGTTTACACAAGATAA
- a CDS encoding DUF1579 domain-containing protein, translating to MKKSVNLFSFIVLLFLSASVLKAQSADDMKKWADAMTPGEQQKGMAKMTGEWKFTSKFWMAPGQEPVSNTGTARYEMLLGGRYQKVTASASMMGMPYEGIGITGYNNVSKLFESSWVDNFRTGVMYMTGTMDDKGMITMTGSTVDPITGKIQMERQTIRPDGDNKYIMEIYDTKEGQSEVKVEEIIYER from the coding sequence ATGAAAAAATCAGTTAATCTTTTTTCGTTTATTGTATTACTTTTTTTATCTGCATCTGTTTTGAAAGCACAGAGCGCAGATGACATGAAAAAATGGGCAGACGCAATGACTCCCGGAGAGCAGCAAAAAGGAATGGCTAAGATGACGGGCGAATGGAAGTTCACTTCAAAATTCTGGATGGCACCGGGGCAAGAACCTGTATCAAATACCGGAACAGCCAGATACGAAATGCTTCTTGGAGGAAGATATCAGAAAGTTACTGCAAGCGCCAGTATGATGGGAATGCCTTATGAAGGTATTGGAATTACGGGCTACAACAATGTTTCAAAATTGTTTGAGAGCTCATGGGTAGATAATTTCAGGACAGGTGTAATGTATATGACCGGAACAATGGATGATAAGGGAATGATAACAATGACGGGCTCAACTGTAGACCCTATAACCGGAAAGATACAAATGGAAAGGCAAACGATACGACCTGATGGAGACAACAAATATATTATGGAGATTTACGATACAAAAGAAGGACAGTCTGAAGTAAAAGTTGAGGAAATTATTTACGAAAGATAA
- a CDS encoding DUF1579 domain-containing protein: MKKLIYLFSFLMLIPFSASALKAQSQDDMKKWADAMTPGEVQKGMAKMTGDWKFTSKFWMAPGQEPMVSDGTARYDMLLGGRYLQLKVNGNMMGMPFEGIGITGYNNVSKMYESSWIDNFGTGVMYMTGTADDKGVITMTGSMVDPLTGKSQMEKQVLRQDGDKFIMEMYDNKGGTEVKTMEITYWK; encoded by the coding sequence ATGAAAAAATTAATTTATCTCTTTTCATTTTTGATGCTGATACCATTTTCAGCGTCAGCTCTAAAAGCACAAAGCCAGGACGACATGAAAAAATGGGCAGACGCCATGACTCCGGGCGAAGTTCAAAAAGGAATGGCAAAAATGACAGGTGACTGGAAGTTCACATCAAAATTCTGGATGGCTCCGGGACAGGAACCAATGGTCAGCGACGGCACAGCACGCTATGATATGCTCCTCGGCGGAAGATACCTTCAATTAAAGGTAAACGGAAATATGATGGGAATGCCTTTTGAAGGAATCGGAATAACAGGTTACAACAACGTATCAAAGATGTATGAAAGCTCATGGATAGATAATTTCGGAACCGGTGTAATGTATATGACAGGAACAGCCGATGATAAAGGAGTAATTACTATGACAGGTTCAATGGTTGACCCGCTTACAGGTAAATCACAAATGGAGAAACAAGTATTAAGACAGGACGGCGATAAATTTATAATGGAAATGTATGATAACAAAGGCGGTACAGAAGTGAAAACAATGGAAATAACTTACTGGAAATAA
- a CDS encoding T9SS type A sorting domain-containing protein — protein MLIGKLLLLFYSYLRQNPATKINYSIPKDGQIKIVVYNLLGSVIKEPVNEEKISGKYEVNFDIRNLPSGIYFYKIISGEFSETKKMILIKQLNFKKKPYVIIKNCYKFGKINIKII, from the coding sequence CTGCTAATAGGGAAATTACTTTTATTATTTTATTCTTATCTTCGGCAAAACCCTGCAACAAAAATAAACTACAGCATTCCGAAGGACGGACAGATAAAAATAGTTGTGTATAATTTACTTGGAAGTGTAATAAAAGAGCCGGTGAATGAAGAAAAAATTTCAGGAAAATACGAAGTTAATTTTGATATAAGGAATTTACCATCAGGAATATATTTTTACAAAATTATAAGCGGAGAATTTAGTGAGACAAAAAAGATGATATTAATTAAACAATTAAATTTTAAAAAAAAACCTTATGTAATAATTAAGAATTGTTATAAATTTGGAAAAATTAATATAAAAATTATTTGA
- a CDS encoding tetratricopeptide repeat protein — translation MKPSLVVLSLFLFSFFTNAISQELKPEEIFEKYQDAIVVLYSYDFTGSPKAQGSGVIINEKGWIVTNFHIFEGCEKLQIVHKGDTIRYNDIVGVDIERDLLIIKIDQGTYPEIRTNGDIKVGQKIYAIGSPLGLENTMSEGIISGTRSEVGKIKQSFIQITASISPGSSGGAVLNGKGELIGISSMGMKEGSNLNFAIPINEIYKIKLDSYNERKKLEALNFFYQGKNLFEEGKNEEAIKFYSKFLEMFPKDHKAYNYRGLAYFARKQYEKAVSDYNAAIKLDPTYAAAYNNRADAYFKMNEFELSIKDFDYVVKNNPDNLEAHFGRGVVLMSDESYDDALDDFKKVIKEEPNNTNALINMGLCEYKKKRYEKAIEYWKTAIKIKPGLKDELQPLIDYADTLWQYNIK, via the coding sequence ATGAAACCCTCCTTAGTTGTATTAAGTTTGTTTCTCTTCAGTTTCTTCACAAATGCCATATCACAGGAATTAAAACCCGAAGAAATTTTCGAAAAATATCAGGACGCAATAGTAGTACTTTATTCATATGACTTCACAGGCTCTCCGAAAGCTCAGGGCAGCGGAGTTATTATAAACGAGAAAGGATGGATTGTTACCAATTTCCATATCTTTGAAGGATGCGAAAAACTTCAGATCGTGCATAAAGGTGACACTATAAGATATAATGACATTGTTGGTGTAGATATCGAACGCGATTTACTTATTATAAAAATTGATCAGGGCACTTACCCCGAAATAAGAACTAACGGAGATATAAAAGTCGGACAGAAAATTTATGCAATCGGAAGTCCGCTTGGATTAGAAAATACAATGTCTGAAGGTATTATCAGCGGAACGCGCTCGGAAGTCGGAAAAATAAAACAAAGCTTCATACAGATTACAGCAAGCATTTCACCGGGAAGCAGCGGCGGAGCCGTACTTAACGGCAAAGGAGAATTGATAGGAATTAGCTCTATGGGTATGAAAGAAGGAAGCAACCTTAACTTTGCAATCCCGATAAATGAAATTTACAAGATAAAGCTTGATTCATATAACGAGAGAAAAAAACTTGAAGCATTGAATTTTTTCTATCAGGGAAAAAACCTTTTTGAAGAAGGGAAGAACGAGGAAGCAATAAAATTTTATTCAAAGTTCCTTGAGATGTTCCCCAAAGACCATAAAGCATACAACTACAGAGGTCTTGCATACTTTGCAAGAAAGCAATATGAAAAAGCCGTAAGTGATTACAACGCTGCAATAAAATTAGACCCGACATACGCTGCTGCTTACAATAACAGAGCAGATGCTTATTTTAAAATGAATGAGTTCGAACTATCTATTAAAGATTTTGATTATGTAGTTAAAAATAATCCTGATAATCTGGAAGCCCATTTCGGCAGAGGTGTAGTATTAATGAGCGATGAAAGTTACGACGACGCTTTGGATGATTTCAAAAAAGTTATTAAAGAAGAACCGAACAATACAAACGCTCTCATAAATATGGGACTTTGTGAATACAAGAAAAAAAGATACGAAAAAGCAATTGAATATTGGAAAACGGCTATAAAGATAAAACCGGGACTGAAAGATGAACTGCAGCCTCTTATTGATTACGCAGACACCTTATGGCAGTACAATATAAAATAG